Part of the Tribolium castaneum strain GA2 chromosome 4, icTriCast1.1, whole genome shotgun sequence genome is shown below.
GATGATAACACTCACCGACAGGTCGTCAGAGTGAGGTCTCGGCGCGACGACAGCCCCAGTCCGGACGAAGCGCCCCAAAAAGATTTTCAACTTCCGTAGTAGGAGAAATAAGTGTTACAACACCAATACTCAGACGCCTATAATCCACGCAATTTATGATGTAGTACTGCAATTGCACACGTTTTCTTATGATCGGTACCTAACTGTAATTTATCATTTGccaaataactttaataaaaagagtATTTTTAcgagatattttatttttacaaaagttatatttagaaaaaagcaaatGTATACAATCAACAATGTCTTATGTATTAATGTGTAGGGAAGATCTGTCTCAATTCTTGTGGACCAATAAAGACGAAGTTCTGGCATTTTGTGGTTTCATTTccggaagaaaatgtttttgctattttcaggatttattcaataatttatttccatttataaattatttcaggAAAATTTAACTTTCATCGAATTTCGACTGGCACAAGACTACAGCAACATCCATTCCACATCTCTTTAATACTTAATTTGTTTAAGCACAACACATACTAACTCCTAATAACTTAATCGAAAATTGCCTGTGCTTTTGTTAATTATAAAGAAATATATAGTTATATTGGTCATTGTATATTTACATATACTCATCAACGGTCGCCTAAGTATCattgaaacaattttattcATAGATTAAATCTATATTATATGCTCACATGACTTTACATCTAAGTAGAGCTTTAAATGTACAAATGAGTACCGATACAAAATATAAGTAATACTAGTGCTATTTAGACTTTATAATTGAGAAAACTTAAATAACGCATTTGAAGAAGAGAATATTACGCccttaaattattgttataaacactcttaaacaaaaaatcagaACTCTACCaaaaatgacacaaaaataaataccgTTACTGAAGATGGCCAATAGATAATAGAACTATCAACATTGCAACATACGAAGAATGTCATCCAAACACACATTCCATAATAACTAAAAGTTAAGGCCTAAACTGCAAGTTCATCATTTTCTCTCTGGCTACGTATCAGTTTGATTTGTCAGAAATATGTATTGGACGCAATTCCTCTTCATCACAACTCACACATCACAACTCTCAGTGAAAATGTGATAAGTTCGATGTGAATATACATACTTTATTTCTTCGACCGCTTTGTTTTCTTCGCGCTGACCTTAGGCGCCGCCTTCTTGGCCTTTGCCACTTTCGCATCTAGAAACAAAATACACAATAAATCCAACGATGTTTTAGTAAAGCTTGAttcaaacttttgttttttatccaTTACATATTAAGTTTTTTGTCCTGATGAGTTACTGCATTTATTATCTAATGATTGTACGTGAAGATTATTCTACAGGTGGCCCAGCTCAGCTCACGTCTTCTGCCgctcagttattagtaaagttggacGTGATAATATTCAagatttaaaaacacaatttataaaaaagcgATGGAAATGAAATGTATcgaaaaaagttgaaaacaaaaacttcaaaattaatgtagtcttatagtttcataaataaaaaaaaataaaataaaataaataaaaatccagGGTGTCTAGTTGGCTTGTTAGAAGCTCATGTTACTTACTTCTGCCCGCCTTGGGGGCGCCTTTCCTGGCCACTTTGGCCAGCACCTTGGCCTTCTTCTGATCAACCACCGGCGTGACTTTATTGTGATTCTGGTTGTCGCTTCGCCGTTTCGCCCGATCTGTCCGACTTGACGACGCAATCGGTTTTTTCTCCTCAGGCTTCGGCTTAGTTTTAGCGGGGGCTGGTGCCTTCTTGGGTGTTTTTTTCACCGGCTTGACCACTTTGCGGACTTTCGGTTGATCGGGCGACTTTGTCGTACTGCTGGCGGACTTTGAGCGGAGGGCGGAGGAGGCCTTGCGTTTGGTCGATTTTCGTTTCTTCAACTGGCTCTCCTCCTTGTAAAGTGACACGTCTACTGTTGTGAAAGGGGAGTTAGGCGGTTTGGGGACGCTTTTTGCACACTTACTGCCATCTGGATGCTCTTCTGTGAGGGAGGGCGAGGTCACTTCGCCCTTTTCCACAGCCAGAGACCGCTTCAAAATACTGTCGGTTCGCTCTTTTTCGGCGGGGGGCAATCTGTAACGACCCTTATCGACGCGCACCAAATTTAGGTTTGTTAATATACAATCAAAAtctggaaaaaaaattgttggcacaatattttatggaaaaataGCCAAGAATCACCTGTATTATCGTAAAAATCAGGTGTGTACACCTCGCCGGACTTTTCGCTCTTCTCCTGCGAAAGCCAACGAATCCGGATTTTTGGTGAGCTTTTATAGATATTTTGCGCAGCTTgacaaatataaaaactacCCTCTGAGTTTCTTACAGCCAAAAATTCGTTTctacaattaaataattaaaaacaaattgcaaCACATAAAAACATTGACTAACTTATAGAAAACAATCAATTTATCGTCATTTGTTTTATTCCTGGGAGTTGACGACGTAATTTTAGtgataatttcaatttcaggTAATGGACTTTGATAAGGTTGTGTCTTGGTTCGCGTCCTTTTGCTTTTAGCAACCGTCGGTGATTTCTGCTGGGCCTTGGACGTTTTGGGTGAATCCCCCTCTGGTTTGGGCGTTCGTGATTTTCTCGCCGTTTTGGGCGTGGTTTTGGGCTTTTGCTACAACAACCAATGAAAACGCTACAAACACTCAGTTGCTAGGTTACTTCTTTTGTTTTGGGGGG
Proteins encoded:
- the LOC657633 gene encoding proteoglycan 4 isoform X1; this encodes MNSALKPVLTSSTPQNPPVTTQLNKPMHPQGAPANYGQPSTHMPQSLVNLPHNPTVAHTHPNPAHQSNHYSLNVPNAPHYSSNNPSTIPASNHPVPNVSQGQGGQTYSPNKNVPFSGGYQPNLGHPPNQNPMPPVSQTLPATQPHQPPAAADEKPQSNGTAEAKSPTKPEPQENHVSLPRDKSPMPPSSPKTTEKPEEKPSPTALPEQKQPQESKPVEEAKTSPEPADSPPESAPAVSDTDPKPETPDTPEAKPSEPQDTKENITEEATQSPPPKTKEQKPKTTPKTARKSRTPKPEGDSPKTSKAQQKSPTVAKSKRTRTKTQPYQSPLPEIEIITKITSSTPRNKTNDDKLIVFYKNEFLAVRNSEGSFYICQAAQNIYKSSPKIRIRWLSQEKSEKSGEVYTPDFYDNTDFDCILTNLNLVRVDKGRYRLPPAEKERTDSILKRSLAVEKGEVTSPSLTEEHPDGIDVSLYKEESQLKKRKSTKRKASSALRSKSASSTTKSPDQPKVRKVVKPVKKTPKKAPAPAKTKPKPEEKKPIASSSRTDRAKRRSDNQNHNKVTPVVDQKKAKVLAKVARKGAPKAGRNAKVAKAKKAAPKVSAKKTKRSKK
- the LOC657633 gene encoding proteoglycan 4 isoform X2 gives rise to the protein MNSALKPVLTSSTPQNPPVTTQLNKPMHPQGAPANYGQPSTHMPQSLVNLPHNPTVAHTHPNPAHQSNHYSLNVPNAPHYSSNNPSTIPASNHPVPNVSQGQGGQTYSPNKNVPFSGGYQPNLGHPPNQNPMPPVSQTLPATQPHQPPAAADEKPQSNGTAEAKSPTKPEPQENHVSLPRDKSPMPPSSPKTTEKPEEKPSPTALPEQKQPQESKPVEEAKTSPEPADSPPESAPAVSDTDPKPETPDTPEAKPSEPQDTKENITEEATQSPPPKTKEQKPKTTPKTARKSRTPKPEGDSPKTSKAQQKSPTVAKSKRTRTKTQPYQSPLPEIEIITKITSSTPRNKTNDDKLIVFYKNEFLAVRNSEGSFYICQAAQNIYKSSPKIRIRWLSQEKSEKSGEVYTPDFYDNTDFDCILTNLNLVRVDKGRYRLPPAEKERTDSILKRSLAVEKGEVTSPSLTEEHPDGNVSLYKEESQLKKRKSTKRKASSALRSKSASSTTKSPDQPKVRKVVKPVKKTPKKAPAPAKTKPKPEEKKPIASSSRTDRAKRRSDNQNHNKVTPVVDQKKAKVLAKVARKGAPKAGRNAKVAKAKKAAPKVSAKKTKRSKK
- the LOC657633 gene encoding proteoglycan 4 isoform X4, whose product is MNSALKPVLTSSTPQNPPVTTQLNKPMHPQGAPANYGQPSTHMPQSLVNLPHNPTVAHTHPNPAHQSNHYSLNVPNAPHYSSNNPSTIPASNHPVPNVSQGQGGQTYSPNKNVPFSGGYQPNLGHPPNQNPMPPVSQTLPATQPHQPPAAADEKPQSNGTAEAKSPTKPEPQENHVSLPRDKSPMPPSSPKTTEKPEEKPSPTALPEQKQPQESKPVEEAKTSPEPADSPPESAPAVSDTDPKPETPDTPEAKPSEPQDTKENITEEATQSPPPKTKEQKPKTTPKTARKSRTPKPEGDSPKTSKAQQKSPTVAKSKRTRTKTQPYQSPLPEIEIITKITSSTPRNKTNDDKLIVFYKNEFLAVRNSEGSFYICQAAQNIYKSSPKIRIRWLSQEKSEKSGEVYTPDFYDNTDFDCILTNLNLVRVDKGRYRLPPAEKERTDSILKRSLAVEKGEVTSPSLTEEHPDDVSLYKEESQLKKRKSTKRKASSALRSKSASSTTKSPDQPKVRKVVKPVKKTPKKAPAPAKTKPKPEEKKPIASSSRTDRAKRRSDNQNHNKVTPVVDQKKAKVLAKVARKGAPKAGRNAKVAKAKKAAPKVSAKKTKRSKK
- the LOC657633 gene encoding proteoglycan 4 isoform X3, yielding MNSALKPVLTSSTPQNPPVTTQLNKPMHPQGAPANYGQPSTHMPQSLVNLPHNPTVAHTHPNPAHQSNHYSLNVPNAPHYSSNNPSTIPASNHPVPNVSQGQGGQTYSPNKNVPFSGGYQPNLGHPPNQNPMPPVSQTLPATQPHQPPAAADEKPQSNGTAEAKSPTKPEPQENHVSLPRDKSPMPPSSPKTTEKPEEKPSPTALPEQKQPQESKPVEEAKTSPEPADSPPESAPAVSDTDPKPETPDTPEAKPSEPQDTKENITEEATQSPPPKTKEQKPKTTPKTARKSRTPKPEGDSPKTSKAQQKSPTVAKSKRTRTKTQPYQSPLPEIEIITKITSSTPRNKTNDDKLIVFYKNEFLAVRNSEGSFYICQAAQNIYKSSPKIRIRWLSQEKSEKSGEVYTPDFYDNTDFDCILTNLNLVRVDKGRYRLPPAEKERTDSILKRSLAVEKGEVTSPSLTEEHPDVDVSLYKEESQLKKRKSTKRKASSALRSKSASSTTKSPDQPKVRKVVKPVKKTPKKAPAPAKTKPKPEEKKPIASSSRTDRAKRRSDNQNHNKVTPVVDQKKAKVLAKVARKGAPKAGRNAKVAKAKKAAPKVSAKKTKRSKK